The window GCCCCGGCATCACGCCAGTGCGCCAACGCCTCCCGAACGGCCTGGTCGAACAAGGAACGCGAGATGGGCGACGGCCCGGGCGAGACCGGCTCCTCGGTGGTCGATATGAAGCTCTGGAGCCACGCCTCCACGGGTATCCGGCGCCAGTCGACGCTGAACAGGCCGTACGTGTACGCGCCGACCCGCGGGCGGGCGCCGGTGTCGGCGAGGGTGCCCTTGACGCGTTCGGCCCAGGTCTCTGCATCCCGGTACACGGCGAAGCCGTAGGCCCGACCACGGGCACGGGCCGACTCCGCCTGGGCACGGGAACTGCTCAGGTCGATGACGCGCGAGGGGACCTGGTACCGCTCGGGGTAGACCGAGAAGCGGCTGACGCCGATGTGCTCGCCGGGGCTCACCGGCGCGGTGGCCTCGGTGTGCTGCCACGCGGCGGCGACGACGGGATCGGTGGCCAGGTCCTCGGGGTCGGCAGGGGCCGACAGGGCCAGCCGGGCCGTGAACGCCACGATCCGGCCCGTGTTGACGAGGCGGTAGACACTGAAGGCCTGCGGCTGGCGCCGAGCCCAGTAGCGGACCAGCTCCGCGGAGGCGGGGCCTTCGGTCTCCTCGGCCATGCGCAACACGGCATCGAGGTCGTCCGGGTGCAGAGGGCGGTCGTGTACCTCGTCCTCGCGGGACCAGGTACGCAGCCGGGCCAGGGTCTTCCCTTCCCGGAAGAGGTGGAAGAGCTCGTCGGTGACGGTCCACACCTGCTCATCGGGTGCCTCGCGCAGGAGGCGCAGGTACTCGTCGGCGAGGCGGCGGCGCATGGCCTCGAAGGCGTTCGGCGCGCGCCAGCGCAGGTCGGCGGCCAGCGTCTCGCGTGCGGCGTCGTGCGGGTGGAGCCCCCGGTGCGTGGATTCCATGAAGGGGAGGTCCCTCAGCCAGGAGAAGAGCCGATGGGCGTCCTCCTCCGGCAGGACCGTGGTGAGCAGTTCCTCGGACGTCGAGCGGGCTTGCGCCGCCACCTCCAGGGCGCGACGGTGGGCCGCCGTGGGCACCTCGCCGATCAAGCCCGCCAACAGGGTGCGCAGGACGTCCGCCGAGGGCGCCCAGATGTCCTCCTGGGCGCAGCCGGTCGATCCCGACGCGGCCGCGAGGGACAGGGCCAGCGGATTGCCACCGGCGAAGCGCAGTACGGGGTCACGCAGTTCGGGCCTGATCCGGGCAGCCACCAGCAGGCTGAGGGCCTGGTCCTCGGAGAACGGCTCCAGTTCGGTCACGTGCAGGAGCGGTGACCAGGCGGGGTCGGCGGTCCACTGCGGCTGTGGGGCGTGCCGGCCGGCGAGGACGACCAGTGCGTCATCGGCGGCACGGGGCAGGAAGTGGTGCCACAGCCGGCTCTCCAACCACTGGCAGTGCTCGAAGGAGTCCACGAGCAGGACGGTGCCCGGGACGCTCACGAAGGCGTCGGCGGCGCGCTCGAAGTCGGCCGGGTCCCGCTCGACGAACCGACCGTCGAGCTCGACGAGCGGCCGGCCCGCCGCGCGGGCCCGGTCCGCCATGCGCCGCAGCAGCGTCGACTTGCCGATGCCGCCCGGCCCGTACACGTAGAACGTGAACGGCGCCTGCGGATCGCCTGCCAAAGCCGCCTCGAAGGTGCCGAGTTGCTCCTCCCGGCCTATGAACGCGCGCTCCCGCGTCCTGATCAGTCTCTCTCCCACGGACACCACGTCGGCTCCCCTCACCGCGGTCAGGCCCCGGACGGAACTGCCCGGGGATCCTCTTCGGGCCCCGCCGGTCAAGCGAGGCACGAAGAGGGTGGCGCGCCGGCTCTCCTCGCCGGTTCCGGACGCGGCAAAGAGCGGCCGTTTCCCGCCACTTGACGGCTGATTGAAACAGACGGCGCCCGGATATCGGAATGACGGCGATGAAAAGTGAACGAGTGGGGCGCCGGCACGGCCTTCGGCCAGGCCCCCGCAGGAGAGCCGGAGGGCCGTTCGCATCGGCTGCGGCTTGGTACCGCCGCTTCGTGCCACAGGAGGACGAGGGCGACCGCTGTCGGCGCACGTATGTGTGCGCAGGGTCGGGTACGGGGGTCGGGTACGCGCTCTCGGGGGAGGCGCGGCGTGCGGTGCGGGTAGCGGCCCGTGCGGGATCGACACCATCGGCCCGGCAGGGGAGGATGGGACGGACGGACCGATTCCGCCCCGCTGCCTCGTGGCCTCGTTGCCGCTCACCGGTGGCCGACGGCAGGTCGAGGAGCGCGGGCCCCGCAGGAGGGCCGCCGCACTGCGCCGGACGCAGGCGGTCGGGCCCCGTCGTCACGCTGCCCTCACATCTCCTTCGGGAGGATCCATGTCGAACCGACGCATACGCCGCGCCCTGCTCGTCCCCGCCATGGCCGGCTCGCTGCTCGCCGCCCCGGCCGCCTTCGCCTGGGGTCAGGCTTCCGCCGCCCCCACCGCCACCTGCTCCATCTCGGGTGTCTTCCCCAACGGGAAGGTGCACCTGTCGGGGGGTGGCTTCACACCGGGGTCCGCGTTCCTGTCCTCGCCGACCGCCGCGGGAGGCTCGTTCACCATCGGCGGTGACGGCGGCTTCCAGATGATGAACGTGGAGAACGCCAAGTACACGGTGTCGCAAGGCAATGACCGCACGGAGTGCAGTGGCTTCAAGGAGTCGACCGAGAAGCAGGACGACACGACGCAGAACGACCAGAACCAGAACGACCAGAACCAAAACCAGAACCACCAGAACCGGAACAACCGGCACCAGCAGAACCAGAATGAGTGAGGGAGCTGCGGACCAGTAGGGCGGGGCGGGGTGACTCAGGATCGAGGTTTCAGCAGGTCTTCCAGTTCCGCCGTGAAGAGCAGGGCCGGGTCGAGGTCCATGCCCGCGAAATGCCCGGCGAGCTCCAATGACAGGACGCCGTGCAGGCGGGTCCAGAACGTCAGGAACCGGTGGAGGGCCTCGGGTGGGGCGGGGTTTCCGGCGGCCCAGTTCCGGTGGTCCCCCAGGTAAGTGGCGAAGGGCGTCGTGGTGTTGCCCGGGGTGAGTGCCGTACACGCGTCGAGCAGGGTCGTCATGATCTCGGAGGAGATGGTCAGGGTGTCCGCGGGTGCCCGGTAGCCGGGGATCGGGGTGCCGTAGACGAGGAAGTACCGCTGAGGGTCCGCCAGAGCCCAGCCGCGCAGCGTGTGAGCCAGCCCGGCAAGATCGGCACCGGTGGAGGAAGCCTCGCCGAGCACATCGGCGAGGCTTCGGTATGCCCCCCGGACGAGTTCGGTGATCAGGTCGTCGCGACTGGCGAAGTAGCGGTAGAGGGCCGGTCCGCTCATGCCCATCTGCTTGGCGATCGCGTTGAGGGAGAGCGCGGACGCCCCCGCCGTGGCGATCTGTGCCCAGGCGCGTTCCGTGATCTCCGCCCTTACCTGGGCCCGGTAGCGCTCCCGCGGGGTGTTCGCGTCCGTCGTCGCCATGTCCTGTCACCGTCCCGTGCGCGCAGCTACACCCTCAAGGGTTGGCGAGAAGGTATCACGATGCCATTGACCGGCCGCTTCGTATGCCGTTATAACTTCTCACTAACGCGTGAGCCTCTATCCCTCATGGAGGGGGGACCGCGCGCCGCCCCGTTCGACAGGCAGCACGGCCCCCGACCGACAGAGGAGATCACCATGTCCGGCATGCGCGTCACCGGCATCCGCACCGCCCTCTCCACCGTCCCGCTCGTCCTCGGCCTGCTCGGCACGGCCGCCGGACCTGCCGCAGCGGTCGATTCTCACGAGCCCCGCCCCGGCAAGCCCCTCACCTGCCGCGGAAAGGGTGTCGACCCGAGCGCCCTCGTCCGCCACCGGAGCGAGATCGTGATCAACGCCCCGCTGCACACCGTCTGGAAGGTGCAGACCGACGTGGAGCGCTGGCCGCACTGGCAGACCCCCGTCGAGACCGCGCAACGCCTGGATCACGGCCCGTTCCGCAGGGGGTCGGCCTTCCGGTGGACGGTTCCGGTACCGCCCAACCCGTCGACTCCCGCCACGAGTCTGGAGATCACCTCCACCGTCCGGCAGATCGAGCACGGCGCCTGCATCCGCTGGACCGGCCCCGCGATCGGCGAAGGCCTTCGTATCGACGGCGTCCACGTGTGGAACTTCACCCAGGTCAAGGGCGGCGTGCGCGTGAGTACCGAGGAGACCCACACCGGCGCCCAGGTCGAAGCCGACGTCCCCACCGCCACCAGGATCCTGCGCGAGGGACTCGAAGCATGGCTGCGCGAGCTGAAGGCGACCGCCGAAGTGCCCGCCCACAACCGGCTGCGGTGACGCCGGAACCGGCCGCAGTGACGCCGGAATTGGAACCGCCCCGGCCGTGCCCCGGCATGCGGCCCCGCATCGGACGGTCTGCCGGTGACAACAACTCGGCCTCCTCGTACGGCGCGACGAGAACGCCGCCCACCTGCTGAAGGCCATGTCCCGCCCCAACAGCGGGCGTTCTGACTGACGAACGCCCTTCGCCTACGCTTCTCCCTGTTCGCCGCGAGCCGTTCATCCACGACTTCCCTGTCGACATCTGACGGCCGGACGCCCTTGCCATCGTGAGGCGACCGCCCGTTCGACGTCT of the Streptomyces sp. NBC_01426 genome contains:
- a CDS encoding TetR/AcrR family transcriptional regulator, which encodes MATTDANTPRERYRAQVRAEITERAWAQIATAGASALSLNAIAKQMGMSGPALYRYFASRDDLITELVRGAYRSLADVLGEASSTGADLAGLAHTLRGWALADPQRYFLVYGTPIPGYRAPADTLTISSEIMTTLLDACTALTPGNTTTPFATYLGDHRNWAAGNPAPPEALHRFLTFWTRLHGVLSLELAGHFAGMDLDPALLFTAELEDLLKPRS
- a CDS encoding AAA family ATPase produces the protein MGERLIRTRERAFIGREEQLGTFEAALAGDPQAPFTFYVYGPGGIGKSTLLRRMADRARAAGRPLVELDGRFVERDPADFERAADAFVSVPGTVLLVDSFEHCQWLESRLWHHFLPRAADDALVVLAGRHAPQPQWTADPAWSPLLHVTELEPFSEDQALSLLVAARIRPELRDPVLRFAGGNPLALSLAAASGSTGCAQEDIWAPSADVLRTLLAGLIGEVPTAAHRRALEVAAQARSTSEELLTTVLPEEDAHRLFSWLRDLPFMESTHRGLHPHDAARETLAADLRWRAPNAFEAMRRRLADEYLRLLREAPDEQVWTVTDELFHLFREGKTLARLRTWSREDEVHDRPLHPDDLDAVLRMAEETEGPASAELVRYWARRQPQAFSVYRLVNTGRIVAFTARLALSAPADPEDLATDPVVAAAWQHTEATAPVSPGEHIGVSRFSVYPERYQVPSRVIDLSSSRAQAESARARGRAYGFAVYRDAETWAERVKGTLADTGARPRVGAYTYGLFSVDWRRIPVEAWLQSFISTTEEPVSPGPSPISRSLFDQAVREALAHWRDAGAFAACALLRSRLAADFDDPVAELRTLLRRSVDDLAQDPRGVRAREALAAGYFSGAPTQEAAARRLGLPYGTYRRHLRQGLDLLCENLWQQELDGPRAR
- a CDS encoding SRPBCC family protein; the protein is MSGMRVTGIRTALSTVPLVLGLLGTAAGPAAAVDSHEPRPGKPLTCRGKGVDPSALVRHRSEIVINAPLHTVWKVQTDVERWPHWQTPVETAQRLDHGPFRRGSAFRWTVPVPPNPSTPATSLEITSTVRQIEHGACIRWTGPAIGEGLRIDGVHVWNFTQVKGGVRVSTEETHTGAQVEADVPTATRILREGLEAWLRELKATAEVPAHNRLR